The proteins below come from a single Takifugu flavidus isolate HTHZ2018 chromosome 6, ASM371156v2, whole genome shotgun sequence genomic window:
- the tmem134 gene encoding transmembrane protein 134 translates to MATQFSIDDAFVLEGEEEGTVSDGEAEGWKGRDKDREGEMTFGTLSFSKPQPHQSAAATGSLEHSNLKYQNLENEDVLGSNSNSSFNNIFKINDPANLSYCSSQWSFSTLSSVTQLSAHCCGWVSHPLVKKNRRVVLASFLLLVTGVALILTGIVIQLNPDAGVSSAIFFVPGLLLFIPGVYHVIYISCAVHGRRGFKLFYLPYFEK, encoded by the exons atggcaacacagttCAGTATTGATGATGCATTTGTActggagggtgaggaagagggaaCTGTGTCTGATGGTGAGGCAGAGGGATGGAAGGgtagagacaaagacagagaaggagagatgacCTTTGGTACTCTCAGTTTCTCTAAGCCTCAGCCTCACCAATCAGCTGCTGCCACTGGCTCCCTTGAACACAGCAACCTCAAATATCAG AATCTTGAAAATGAAGACGTTCTGGGTAGCAATAGCAATTCATCTTTCAACAACATCTTCAAAATCAA cGACCCCGCAAATTTGTCTTACTGCAGCTCCCAGTGGTCTTTCAGCACCCTGAGCTCTGTCACACAGCTTTCTGCACACTGCTGTGG GTGGGTGTCCCATCCGCTggtgaagaaaaacagaagagtTGTACTTGCTTCATTCCTTCTCCTCGTTACAGGAGTCG CTCTTATTTTGACGGGCATTGTGATACAGCTGAACCCAGATGCAG GTGTTTCAAGTGCCATATTCTTTGTGCCTGGGTTGCTGCTGTTTATCCCTGGAG TGTATCATGTGATATACATCAGCTGTGCTGTACATGGGAGAAGAGGCTTCAAATTGTTCTATTTACCATATTTTGAAAAATGA